In Mixophyes fleayi isolate aMixFle1 chromosome 4, aMixFle1.hap1, whole genome shotgun sequence, the following proteins share a genomic window:
- the SERF2 gene encoding small EDRK-rich factor 2: MTRGNQRELARAKNLKKGQDKKKTEDGLSTAARKQRDAQIMQEKQKKATEKKDDPK; the protein is encoded by the exons ATGACCC GTGGAAACCAGCGTGAACTTGCCCGAGCAAAGAACCTGAAGAAAGgtcaggacaaaaaaaaaacagaagatggATTATCAACTGCTGCAAGAAAGCAGAG agatgctcaaataATGCAGGAAAAGCAGAAAAAGGCGACTGAGAAAAAAGATGATCCGAAATAG